The nucleotide window TTTCCAATACTTGATTAATACCTAAGACAAATAGATGGTTTGAAAGAAACAGAGATTCATTTGATTCAAAGATATCATCCTGTCAAGTAGCTTTCTTTTTGGGGGGTCTGTGGTAGAGAAATGCCCATGATGAGAAGTGTGCACTAAAGCAAAACTGTTCAAGGCAGAAGGAAGTATAGGAAAGGGCACAGCGCCCCAAAACATCCTTCAAGGACAAGGCCACAGCATCCTAGCTTCTTCCTGCTGAGTCTTACTTCCTAAAGCTGAGCATCCACTCACAGCAGCAAGGCTGTTTACAACCTGGCTCATAAGCTGGGTCTGGAAGTGCAAGTCTGGGACTCTAGAACTTTGAGCCTGTGGCAGGACAGAAAAATTTGAATCCAATCTGGGTTTCTAAGCAAGTTCAAACCAAACCCAGGCTCCAGAGTGACACCCTGACCCAACACTTCTTAGCACCCTCAAAAGATCAGTCCCTAAAAAACAGGTTACTGTTACTATTTTATAAAAGTTGTGCAGTCATTTCCATAGACAGCCCAAGCACTGGGCAGAGTTGTGTCAAATACTACATTGGTACCGGATATCTGTCAGTTAGTAGGTCAAGAGTAGTCATTGCAATAGGATCCCAGGGTTGAAGAAATTCCAAGTTTTGGACACAATCTCTCACCAATGGAGTCTGCCCCAAAAAGACATCTATCAGTTGGGACAGTAAAATACTCACTCTGGTTTAtaggtggagcctgccaccctattgttctgccactcccacttctaCTGCCTGCGGCCTAGCTGTTTGGAGCTATCATGTGGTCACCTGAAACTttactccaggatgatttggcgggaaagggccccttcccctgcttcataaccgAGTATCGGAAATAGTAAAatcgaaccttgatcagactgttGTCTTGGTTCCGTCTCTCTAATGCGCCACCTagcccccctccctgcttccaggtttccaagatgcctttccagactagaacccatgCATGTGAGCCTCTGGCCGAACTCAACAGGATATAACTCTGGCTGTACTTCACAACAGAAGTGTGAGCAAGTCTGGAGATGTGTCACTATATCGGAATGCAAGGGAGGTTGTGATAACAAAAAACTTAGAGAGGCATTTAACCCGTTGAAGCCAAAACTctctgtgtcactgtggatgtagctcagtggcagatcATTTCTCTAGAATGCACATAGCTCCAGAGTCAAACCCCagcacaaagaaaaacagaaataaaaattccattatgtttttatatctttttcaACATTGTCTTATAATAAATCTGGTATCTTAGATAAAGTAGTGTTCTCCGAAAGGTTCATGGTTTAAAACTAGTCTAATAATACTAGTTCTGGAGGCAAATGTGGATAGTTGGAAATGTAGAAATGAATCTTATACAGGAAACAATCAGAAAAATACTATGCAGTGTGGCCTCTGGGTGAGATACTAGGGTCCTCTCGAAGGGAAGGAATCTGGAAGAGGGGAAGCACTCTTAAGCACGGACATTTCACCCATCCCTAAGACTTATTTTCacctatgtgtttctgtgtgtctgtgcacaagtGTGTGAACATGCCAAAAGATGCTATTAGATgatatcagatgccctggaatgcagttacaggcagttttaagCCACCCAGCATAGGTGTTGAAACCAAcattgggtcctctgggagagcatcaagtgctcttatccacttagccatctctgcaCACTACAAcatcataaaattttaaagatcaaGGATAGAAATGTCAATATCTCTTATGATTCTGGCTTGGCTAATAAATGTGTAGACAGGCTAATAGAAAACTTGGTCTGTCCACTACAGTCATAAGTGCGCAGCCAATCAACAGGCAATACAGAGATTTCTATGTAGAGGTCAGATTCAGACTTCAAACTGCATTGCATAAGAGGACTTGGAATTTGATTCCTCAAAATGGAAACAGTAGCACCATGGCTTGACCAAGTGAAGAAATAGAAGGCTGGTTGCATCAGCAGGCAATGTACCAATCTGTGGTTTCTGCATGTTGAAGACTCTGAGCCACCAACTCCACCCACAGAGCCTGCTGTATATCTATGGGCCCAAGTGGAAGTCACCCATTATCcctgatttccaggacagccagcgctcaGTTCCACAGGAGCCACAAAGCAGACTGGGTAAGACACTGACTATCTAGGTCTGGGACAGGGTGGGCAAATGATGGGACAGTGTCCAGAAAATGTGGCACTGTGGACCCAAGTGACAGCAGAGAGGGccttcaggaagagatagggaaaacTGAGTTAGGGTGGGAGTAGTCACTTCTCTTCTGTTCTCACAGGAAACATGGGTCTGAAGCGGCTTGAGTCTCGACtttgtctcctgctgctgctgggactTGTCCTAATGCTTGCCTCATGCCAGGGACAAACCCCTTCCCAGTGGTTTGACATCCAACATATCTATAATAGAGCCTATCACCGATGTGATGATGCAATGCGGGCCGTTAACAGTTACACGGGAGTGTGTAAAAACCTAAATACTTTTCTTCATACAACTTTTGCTGATGTTGTCGGTGTGTGCCGTAATCCACGTAAGATCTGCAAAGACGGGATAAGTAGAAATTGTCATGATAGTTCAAATCGGGTACAAGTAACTATCTGTATACTCACAACTCCGGCCAGTCATTATTCCAACTGCAGATACCAAACAAGAAGATCAGTGAAGTACTACACAGTTGCCTGTAGCCCCAGAACTCCACAGGACAGTCCCAGGTATCCAGTCATTCCAGTTCACTTGGATGGGATATTTTAGCTCCAGTGCCAGCACTTTGCACCTTCACTCATCTGCTACTTGCAAGATCATAGTAATGAAGAACCAAGTCCCCTGTCTGCACTGCATATCAGCACCTGTCCTCAAGAAACCTATCCCTGGCTTCCTTTAATTTAGCTGAACAAAAAGTTTCTAATCAATAAACACTTTTGCACACAAATCTAGATCTCTGGTATCTCTGTTTCTGACAGGGTcgcagagagaggaagcagaagaaacacagagatgtgtgtgtgtgtgtgtgtgtgtgtgtgtgtgtagaggcaggACCTCATACCAACTGAGGCATCTACGCAGTGCCTGGGAACAAGCGAATCTGAGAAGAGATCGGCATCTTCCCAGAATGTTCCCACACAACATCTTCCCTTAAGTTTCTCTATGGGAGGAAGTGGCTGGCAGAGGAGACCAGGGAATTGGGATCTCTCGGTGAGGCTATCCCTTGCCCTCTCCCTGCACAGTTGTCCTTAGAGGTCAATTGTGAGATCATTCAACACAAaccaggaaggacaggttccaagATGGAGGAACTGGAATTCACACAGAAAAGAGATGAATAATGAGAGGTCCTGCCCTGATTCCTGAGGACAGAACTGTAGTCAGGAATTACTTTCAGACAGGGAGGTGCCATCCCTTTAAGGACATGGGTGAGCCTATCATCACCAGATGTGGCAGTGAGCCTTCCTGCAGTGTCAGATGCAGAATGGAGCAGAGGGGTGACATTCTCAGGTCCACACCTCTGACTGTCAGTCTGGATCCCCAGCTTCCATTTTGCTGTTCCTTCCTGGGCTCCCATATGCAATACATGGCCTCTCCTgcccactgggcagtggtgatacTTCCTGCtcacagtcagggctgcacagaagcCACTCCTCTAGAACAGCAAATGGATTTCTTGTCGAATCTTCCATTCTTGGTTGGTGTGGAACCTTGCTGAGTCTGGCATGGCCTTGGTGGAGACAGAATGACAGGGTTCCAGCCCCAGAAACAGGACCGGCAGATGTGGACTGCCATGGCATaagacttgtttgtataataatggacatattttcatgttccctTGACCAGTGTCCTTCCTGATGACCTTAATGACTGCATAGGATCTGAGGTAGCATGAGTCCGGGTGGCAAAGGTTTGGCTAATGCCTTAGCAGAATGGTCCAGTCTGAGACCTTCAGTGCAGCCTTACAGTCTGtggaaaagaattctaaaaaaaTGAGTATGATCATATATGATTTCTCAACTATGTGAAAATtaaagatgcaatatgaattatatgagggccTTCATGAATGTGAAGGAACAAAGGCAGGTACACTATAAACCAGGTTGGTCAGAAAGACACAAAGGCAGGCACATTCCTGAGTTGAAGGTCAGTCTGGGACACAACAAGTCAAGGCCTAGGTGGGAGTAGAAATGTTAATTTTAGGACTAGAAATTTCGGGTCCCACCTAGCTAGTTTACTATATCTGCTTgttagaggcaggcggatctctgaattctttcgcaatgttaaaagaaaatatgttcttgCTGTTTCCTAAGAATAAATGTCCTGGGGTCACAGGATGCTGAATCATAGtataatcaaaaggaaacttaGAGAGCTGTCCAGAGATATTCAGAGAAAGTAGATCTGAGAGaaaaaaagcagaacagagagaaagcaggctaGAAAGATGTCTCCAGCAGAACATAGGATGCCAGcttagacccacaatttgacttCCCGTGGTTTGTTTTTGCTGCTCTCAGACACTCCTTGTCTCAGAACCCATCACCAacctgaggctggtccttggcagaatCTGCACTTTTCACATGAATGCTACATTTGGGGAAATTTAGGGGTTGACATAATCTACTGATTTCAGGTGAAATTGGGTATAGCctgagggtctcactatgtagctctgtctgtcctggaacttaactttgtagaccaggctggttttgaactcacaaaaaacttttaaatttttactaatAATTTCGTTGCCTAAGGTTATTTTTAAGACCTGGTAAGAAACAAGTTTTTGTCTGCTCAAGAATCTTTCAGGTCTGGTAGAGATCTTAAAATTACTTTACCTCTCCTGTAGGTCATGGTTAGATTTACCATCAAGCATAGCAAACCTAATAATGGAGGAACAGGGTTCTCAGTGTGTGCTAAATTATCTAATTACCAGCAGAACATAACCAGAACGAAATTCAGAAGTCAAGCTTCCTGAAGAGAATTGCAGGGGCCAGAAAGAATAGTAACACAAAGGGGACCCATGTGTGTTTTGTACAGACAGTGTCTCCCTGGCCGTCATCAGACAGAACCAACCGTGTAACTGACAGGAATCCATGAAGTTCAGACTCCTGCTTAGGGAGGTTAAGAAGGATTTCCTGGCAGTGCTCAGAGGAAGAGTGTTAATCAGAGGCAGATACAACCTAAGATCCACACTCTGTTGTGCAGAATGTGACTGTTGGGAGGCAGGACTGGAACTGTGGGTTCCAATCAGGAGCTTACTCTCCAAGCTTAATAAGACTTGGATTCATGCAATAGAGTAGAGCAGGCATGATGGTCCAGAGTTACAACAGGCATGcgggggctgggggtgtagctcagttggcagtgcttgcctaccatgtacAGAATCCTGAGTCCAGTGCCTAGCACTGCATAGACAGAGCATCCCATAATCCTAGTATCttgaggtagagacaagaggatggaGAGTGTGAAACCAGCCTATGCtaccctgtgagtttgaggctaatttGAAtatctgagaccctgtctccaaaaacaaaaccaaaaaccaaaccaacgaaacaccaccaccaaccctGTGGGCCATTGCATGTTCCTGCCCTCTTTTCTGTGGTCACTTTCTCCCTGCCATTTCCAACCTCTCCAGTCACATGCTCCAGCCATAGCCACAGCTTTTCTGCCTGGGAGCAGGGTGACTCAGCCAAATATGGAGGCCTATGTGCAATCAGAACACCATGACAGGGCTCTGTCATCTAAGACTTCTATTGGTTTTTAGTCAGCACCACAGACTCCCCATGCTCTAGAGAGGTTCCCTGTTGACAACAGCACTATCCTAGGACAGAGTTTTTTCTACCactctctccctcagcctcttTTCTGTAGGccattttctgtctcttgttctctACTCACATACACTAACACAAGTCCTCACACTTAACATTTGAAGCTAATGTTTATGCCTGGGGTACTTCACTTAAGATTCTGTTCAGTTTCAACAATTTCTGGAAAACTTGACTTCTTTCCATCTGAATGGAACTCCTTTGTGCAAAAGTGTCCCATATTCACCCTCTAGTCATCTATGAATGAACGGGAATGTGCTcaacagtggtatagctggatcagATGTAGATTGTGGagaaactgccacactgatttcaaTGTGGCCAAGCCAGCTTACACCCCTGCCAGTAGGAAACAAGGCTTGGGCTTTCCCTGGATCCTCACTAGCATTTGTGGTCCGTGCTTTCTTGGTGCTAGCCACAGTGACCTGGGTGAGATACAGTCTTAAGCTGTTGAGTGGAGGGGGGGGGCAtttcatttgtttgggttttcttgttttattttgtttttgagacagggtctctatgtagtcctggctctcttgGCACTCACTCAGTAGTCAGGGTGGGATACAACTCAGAGATCCTGAAAgttgttttaattacatttccctgatagctaaggCTGTCATAAAAGTTGTTTCTTTTCCCAGTCAGCAGGCCTGTCATGAAGAAAACAAGTGACAAAAACTAATGCTGTCAAGGATTTGAGGATAATGGTGAAGGGAAAGGGGAACTTGTATTCACCACCTGTGTCAATACTAACTTGTGGAACCACTGTGGAAAATAAAAAGCAGTGAAGACAGGCCTACTGTATTCCCCAGCTACAGCATGCAAGGGTCTACACTCTAAAGACACACTGCAGAGATACCTGCTCAGCCATACTTACTGCTGATCTATACAGGAGAGCCAGGAAGTGGGTTCAGCTTGATGTCTGTCAACACAGATGGATACAGTGGATCACAAAATGACCAGCAGAATTTTAtgcaatcataaaagaaaacgaAATGATGACATTTGCAGGAAAGCGATGAACAGTGGAAATTATCGTGTTGACTGAGATAAGCCACACTCAGAAAGACACTTCCATATTTTCTCTGATATGCTGGTctcttatattttttcattttttattttacatgtatgagtgtttttcctataTTATATATTCACAATATATGTGGTCAACAGATAGCAGAGGAGGGATTTGGATccctggacctggaattacagatggttgttagctacaGTGAATACTAGAAATCAAAGGTGCTAGGtcctcttggaagagcagtcagtgttcttaactgctgagacatctctctagcccagtgaatttttaaaatgatgagtgtgtgtgcctgtgcaagtgtgtgtgtgtgtgtgtgtgtgtgtgtgtgtgtgtgtgtgtgtgtatctgtgtctgtgtgtgcgtgagcACATGCCTATACAAGTGCGTATGTCTGTCCATGTGTAGGAAGTCATCAGGTACCCTTTGCTATCACTCTTCCTATTTCTCTGAGGCAAGGCCTCTTGAACCTGAGACTCATGGTCTCTTGACTCGGTTGGAAGCCAGCAAACTGGAAGGCCCTCCTGTCTCCTTGATGCTTAGAGCAGAGATGACAGGTGTGGGGGAGATATATGACTtgttatgtgtgtgctgggatctaAACTTTGGTCCTCATGACCATGTAACAAGTGCTTTTAAATGCTGACCAATACCTCCTGCCCACTAGTTCTTTAACAATTTCCATCTGCaagtttttcttcctcatttctgtACAAGGCGGCTGCCGCCAGTACAGAGAATGAGAGTCTCAATGTGAGGAGATGTAGTTCAGCTCTGCACTTTAGAGGGATGTTCCAGCCCCGAGTTCACTGATGATACAGATACCCAGGATTTTCTGCTAAAACTCTGGCTAGGAATTGTGGGTCACTATAGTGGCCTGTTCTTCTTTACCAGTTCTTCTGTACTTCCTATCAGAGCTCACCAAAATGGCATGGTTATTATGTTCAATGTTCACTTTAAGGATATCATCTCAAAAACTATTGTGTAAGAAACACACTCTTTGTGTGGTTACAAAACTTAAGACCAGAATGCTCTTGGAGAATGATCAACAaactctacacagtgagtttcaggacaactaaagctatataaaagaaataatttgtgGTAGGTGAGTCTAGGATGTTCCCTATCAGGTTCCTTCCCTTGTCTGAGTTTCTCAGGTGTGAAATGTGACTCATTATTTGTGCTGCTTTCACTGCCTTTCAGTGGGTTAAACATAAGGATCTTCAGTGGAAAGAGCATGTGTTTTCCTCTCGTGGTGGTGGTAATATGTTTtaaacactcaggaggcagaggcaggcagatctataaattcaaggccagcctggtctgcagagtgagttcaaggacagccaggactacacagagaacccctatgttgaaaaacaaacaaacaaacaaattaaaaagtgtgatttattttctgatttttcaaagTGTCAATATTGAATGTATATTGTTTCTCTAGTTAACAAATTATTAGTCTCTAAATGGTCAACTTCTTAAGTCAGATATCCTGCAGTGCTTTGAAGCCCCGGGAGTCACTTCTTTCTCAAACAGTATCACATTGTTCATTGTTCTGGGCTCTTCCAGGATCCTTAGGAATCCCAAAGTTTCCTCAGAGAATGTCTGCCTATTTAATTGAAGAAATCATCTTCTTTTTCACAAGGCACTacctgttttagttagggttctctagagtcacagaacttatggatagtctctatatagtaaaggaatttattgatgacttacagtctgcagtccaattcccaacaatggttcagtagtagctgtgaatggaagtccaaggatctagcagttactcagtcccacatggcaagcaggcaagggaacaagagcgagactccctttttccaatgtccttatattgtctccagcagaaggtgtagcccagattaaaggtgtgttccaccacacctttaatcccagatgaccttgaacttgagatttaatcttctggaatccatagccattatgcctcaagatctctgtgatggtttgtatatccttggaccagggagtgacaccatctgaaggtgtggccttgttggaataggtgtgacctggttagaatgggtgtgtcactgtgggtgtgggtataaaatcctcaccctagttgcctggaagtcagtcttccactagcagcctttggatgaagacatagaactttcagctcctcctgcgccatgcctgcctggatactgccatgctcccaccttgatgataatggactgaacctctgaacctgtaagccagccccaattaaatgttgttttgggttttgtttttttttttttaataagacttgccttggtcatggtgtctattcacagcagtaaaacgctAACTAAGACAATCTCCATACCAAggtccagatcagaaacttctatctcccagcctccagataaggatcactggtgagccttccaattctgggttgtagttcattccaaatatagtcaagttgagaaccaggaatagccactacactacCTTTGGATAGTTGGAAATGACTTTTTATGGCTTTTGGATGACTGCCTGGTAAACACAACATCCAGCGACTCTCTATTTTGAATTCAGTATTTTCTACAAGAGTCTGCATTGTTGACTTCCCCTTTGATTTCTAGTATTCCTTCTTATGGAggacagtggggctggagagatggctcagaggttaagagcactggctgttcttccagaggatttgagctccactcccagcacccacatgacagctcacaaacatcgttacttcagttccagggcactTGTTGCCTTGTTCTGGACCCTgatggcactgcacacacatggttcacagacatacttGAGGGCATGACACCTATTCACATAAAATGATATCTTAAAGAGAATAGATTTGGGCTGACATTACTAGCACGAGCTGTATGTGAAAGCAGTGGTGGTCTCACTTGTAAGTTGTGAGATTCCATCCTGAACCATCCAGGGGTATGCCCTTCCACCAACCTTGAGTAGGCTATACAAACCCCAGATGGTTTTACACCCTAGCTGGAGTTGAATTTGCAATTTCCTATAGGAGTTGACCACCAGCTGATCTTTCTTTGAAACTCAATCcaactgaaacaaaggatgggtttgtgggctttccctatataaattcagtgctgaatattaaatcTTGAGCCTTGATcggaaactttgtcttggcttcatctttctcttgcactgtcctttttcatttctagcCCCATTTCAGGTTACCCAGTAATCCATGGCTGCTGGATAACTACAGGTGGTGCCTGAATCAGAGCACTGAAAACAGGGAGCAGGgatcaactgagaaatactgactTGGTGGGGCTCTACAGAAAACAGAAGTAATAGTATCCTGCACTGTGGTAAGCAACTTACAGCACTAGTGCTAGTGCTagcaataaattttattttttggaggctGTTGTTACAGGAAGTGCGATCCTtcttacaagggggaacaaaatacccatggaaggagttacagagacaaagttcagagcagagactgaaggaatgaccatccagaaactgccccacctggggattcgtcccataaaaaaccaccaaacccagacactattgtggatgccaacaagagcttgctgacaggagcctgatatagctgtctcctgagaggttctaccagtacctgactaatacaaaagtggatactcacagtcatccattagatggagcacagggtccctagtgaaggagctagagaaagtacccaaggagctgaagggctttgcagccccctaggaggaacaacaatataaactaaccagtaaccccagaggtccctgggactaaaccaccaatcaaagaaaacacatggtgggactcgtggctctacc belongs to Mus caroli unplaced genomic scaffold, CAROLI_EIJ_v1.1 scaffold_16042_1, whole genome shotgun sequence and includes:
- the LOC110288236 gene encoding ribonuclease 2B-like, which encodes MGLKRLESRLCLLLLLGLVLMLASCQGQTPSQWFDIQHIYNRAYHRCDDAMRAVNSYTGVCKNLNTFLHTTFADVVGVCRNPRKICKDGISRNCHDSSNRVQVTICILTTPASHYSNCRYQTRRSVKYYTVACSPRTPQDSPRYPVIPVHLDGIF